The Hippoglossus hippoglossus isolate fHipHip1 chromosome 2, fHipHip1.pri, whole genome shotgun sequence DNA segment TTTGTTCTGGTTTGAAAAGTGCACGAGGAGCCTTCACCTGGGGCCTGAGGAGAAGGGGATGAAGGAGTGAGACGCTCGACCTTTTGCGTTGGAAGGGTCGAAACGCAGAGGATTAAACTCCTGCCAGAGGGAATCAATCACACGGGTTAAACATGACAGAGATGAATGAAGGTGAAAACAAAGTTCTGTTCGTCTCTCACATGTGGGTTCGTCCAGACTGTTGGGTTGTGGTGGGTTCCATAGATACTGACCAAACAGATGGCACCTGGGGCACATTTACACAGACAAAGACGCTGAGTTGAATGTACCTTTACTTTTCATCTCTggaaaggtcacacacacatacacagtctgCAAATGAAGGCTTCTCAACATCTGTTTCAGAAGTCCGTCCGTCTCACCCTCTGGAACTGTGCGCCCCCCCGGCAGCTCCATGTCCTGGGTGTACTTCCTGGTTACGGCCTGAACAGGGGAGTGGAGTCGAAGGCTCTCTCTGATGCACATGGTGGTGAAGCTGAGGTTGGACAGATCTTCCCTTTATACAGAGAGACAAGTGAACACATGTTGATACATATTCACAGTTTCAGCTGCACTTGATAAAACAGGGGTTGGACATGTCCTATACGGAGACTCTCTGACCACTCAAGTCCACGTCCATCTCGTCCTTGCATCACTTCCATCACTTCCTGCCTGCACTGCTCCTGGTAGTCGGCATGGCGCGCTAGGTTGTACAGCGTCCAGCAAATCCCACTGGCTGTTGTGTCGTGACCTTTGGGGGAAAAATGGGATTCAACCTTCAAGTGTCAGGATTTCTCTTCCGTCGCAAGAGGATTTTAGACGAAAGGAACAAACTATCTGAGACTAAGGAATTTAAAACAAGGGTGGTAAAAGGCCCTGTTGGTCGTACttacatgtataaatatattttgtactGTATTTAGCATTTACATTCATCCTGTAATTAACACTTGTGGCCACAGAGGCCGCTGTTTAGTAAAAGTTACTTTGCCTCACCGGCAAACATGAAGGTGTTGGCCTCCGCCTGTATCTCCTCGTCTGTGAGGCCTTGTCCATCCTCatcctgcaacaacacacaaaccataGTAAATGAAGACGGACGAGATGACGGCTTCCCAAAaacgtcttgatcgccccctggtggctgtctgcagtatcGCTCATAAATCCCGCCTCTTTTATTTAGTcgtttgatgctataaaaacggtGTCTTTTACCTTTGACAGCAGTATGAGGTCCACGAAGTCCTTCCTGCTCTGCGACGCGGTGGTGAAAGTagtgtctgtctccctctgctggctGATGAGGGCACGGCGCTTCTGAACCACGTCCCTCGTGAACCTGCAAACATCAATTTTTCGTCACTATAGGATTTGATAGAATACCATAAGGTACTACAGAGTGTTATACATTACTACATGTTACTGCAGAATACCCCGTGCATGTACTGTACCTGTGCACAACACTTAAGGCCTGTTTGAATTGTtttccctgctgtgttttccagTAAATCCAGTCCCAGTGGTGTAAAATCTTTTGGCGGCGCTCGATGATCAGGTCACTGAGCTCCACTATGGCCGACACGTACTCGCTGCTGGACCTGGAGAAGAGATggttttaaaatagaaatacaaaagtCGAGTTTGTGAAATGGCGACGTGGTAAAGCGGGTGTCCTCACTCCTGACAGTTGCTGTTGTAGCTAAATGCACATCTGAGTAAACTGTCCAGAGTCATCAGAGTGACATGGTCGAACATCTCCAGGTTGGTGCGGCCCTCTGCCACCAGGCGGTGCCATTTACCCTGAAACACAGAGTGGTagcagatgtgtgttttttacacagttatatgtgtgttgtgtgtattctGTGCATGTGGCTCACATGCATGGTGTTGGTCGAGGTGTTGAACGTGGTGATGTAGCTCTTCAGGATATCGAAATGAAACGCAGGAGTGAGCAGCCGCCTCCTGCGAAACCACTCCTCCCCGTTACTTATCAACAGACTCTGTCCTGGGACGTCAGGGAGACACAGTGGGGAGGTGAGGGCGACAGTTACAGGACAGTAGTTACCGTAGACTGTAcgttaagatggacgacacgactgctccccaaaagtgaagccaaagtgtcttgattgccccctagtggctggctgcagtatagggcatagcggatgggacatggatcgAGCTAAGGTCAAAGTAAACGTCAAGTACATTTATCTAAAAGATTTCTTTGGCTTCCATGTTTTTATACAGTTAAAGGTAGTTGCATACAGCAATGGGAATCACCATCGTCTGACTTAGTTACCATTAATTTATAAGTCTCCACAGTTTTTACAATTTAATAACTTgattttattaaacaaaaaactGTCAAACTCAATCCTAAATGGTTTTGCAATGCCAAACTCAAATGAGCTGTGAAAAACTCACCAAGCCATGGACGCAGGTGACCGTAGATAAGCTCGTCTTTCATTGTAATACTGCCTTAAAGGACAAAAAAGGAGGATTAGCGAGCATTAGACAAATCTTTGGGAAATGTGGTTTTCTTTGGATTATTCTGGATTTGTTTGCCATATTTAAATCTAATTTGACTGGTAACCTTCGATTGTGTAAACCTACCGGGTGCCATGAGCAGAGGTTTGACGTAGTCAGGGTGGAAGACTCGGACCAGGTGATAAAAAGGACCCAGGAACCAGCTGCAGGAGTGTTTGTACATCTGCACCAGGTCGTCCACCTGGAGGAGACCCTCCTCCGTGCTCTGCATCTGAGGCACAGAAACATCACTTGTTATTTTATCTGTAAAGATGAACTAAATCTTAATTATGTCTTTTAAAATGAGATCATTGTCAGTCTAAGTTTAAAAGGTGAGAAAGGTTTGGTGGGTGAGTTTAAAGGAAATGCATTACAAAGAGGAGATTTAGCAATATTCACGTTTTGAAACATCCCGTGTCTCACTGAGAAATCTGCACATTTCCTGAAGTGTAAGACATCAATATAAGAGCTGATAAATGAGTCTATTCAtgcatgttagtgtgtgtttctccttggtgtgtgtgggtcctACCTTGCCCAGGTGGCCTATCAGCCAAGAGTCTGCATGCGGCCTGCTGAAGCCTgacagtctgtgtgtgaaccAGGCGTGACGAGCCAACAACCTCACCGCCCACACCACAGCCACGGCAACCAGCCCTGTACCGGCTGCACACAGGACCTGACAGAGGCCGGCCCAGCTGAGGACCTTGGAGAGGACGCCCTGGAGGACAGACATCCTGGGACAGAGCGAGAGGTCTGGTGTGGCACCGACAGTGGCTGTGTTCACAATGAGAAGTTTGGTGATGTTGAAATCAAGCGTTCCAACCGTCACTGAGGTTATAACAACAGGAAGCACTGTTCTTGTGTGATGAAGGAGTtgaatgtcacacacacaccgtgacACACAGGGAGGGTCAGGACAGAGTTCATTATTTATCTCACAGCAGCTAAAGTGCAAATAAAGGAACCGGCTCCAATCACAAGATGGGAACTTTATCCTCCGTCccaatagaaaaacaaaaaaggatgATGTATtggccgggaatcgaacccgggcctcccgcgtggcaggcgagaattctaccactgaaccaccaatgcttGGATGATGTGCTGTGACAGCGCCAAATACTGGCTGACTGCGGTATTGTTCGCCAAATGTTGTAAATCATATCAAAGTGTGCCAcggaaataataataaaacatgctaGTATAATAATATGCCAGtaataaatgatatatatatatatgttaaaattaataatattacTGGCAAGGGTCCCCCTTTTGTTGACGTTACGTGCACTCTACGGTTCGATTCCCGGCCAGTGCAACACGACTGTTTAGCTAAACGGCCCTAAACTCCCATTCATCTCTATGGTAGTGCTAAACCACCATGGACGTAATGCCCCTCCCGGCCACTGAACATTTTGGCGCTGTTCccgcttcctctcctctcttcctcgtCTTTTCCACTCCAGTGACTGAAGAACAAGAGACCACAGCAGATGCAGCGCCTTGCTTCTTAATAGAAGTCAGTGTTATATTTTGCCTGTGCTCCATTTTGCATTCAACGCCTCGTTGGCGCAGTAGGCAgcgcgtcagtctcataatctgaaggtcgtgAGTTCGAGCCTCACACGGGGCACGTGTTTTGTTGTCTCttaaagttttttatttatttaaattacgCAGACGGAGACATTGATACGAACACGTGGAGTGAACACGTGCGTTTTGCCGCTGCATTAACATACATGATCCATATTTTATAAACATGTAAGCGACGTGTTCAAGGCTTCGAGGAGAAGAGTGCTGGGTTTTCCGAGGAGCTCCTGAAGGCCTCGGTGATGATCCACCTGAGGGATCTGCCATTAAACAGAAAAGTGAGAAATGAAACGAGAAGAAATCCAGGAACCGCAGTTCGTCTCTGATGTCCACACGTGTCCGCTGAGGTGAGATCCGAACAAGATCCTGTGGCCGAAAGGCTCCTGGAAGCCGAGCTACAGTTAGCCGGCTAAACTAGCTAGCGTTAGCTTGTTTACTTTGGTGGAGGTTTGGCTCTCCAAAATGTTCTCCCTTGGTTTGTAGAttacaaataacatttaaaaaaacaagtgttaatAGTGCCGTGTAAATTAAtcttaaataatgaaatacaaaattGATTGTAACTTtatcaaattaatatttcagtgtGTTCATCCTAAAgcatttttagcattttatcTTATTCTTATATTACTggatattttttgtattattcacACGAACTTAAACAGCTATTTTAAGGTTAATAATTAGTTTTAGAATTGTGAAATTTGCTTAATCTTTCTGttgtgtccttttttaaaaagcatttgcCATGAGATTTTATGACTACAAATACAAGTAAATCTGATGTACTGTGCAAAATGCTAGCACCAAATCGTAACATACGTGATCTCAAGGCGCGTTACATAAGAGGTCAAGACCTGTTTTGTACCCAGAGACAGTGAAATACGACTGAATACTGTGAGTGGTTACACTTTGAACTGGACTGGGAAAAGAATCGAATGCTAAATATTTGCAGTAATGGCAGATGTAAGTGGAAACAGTGCGGGAACAACGATGAGAAGTTGTTTCAGACATCTCACTAATTCTTCTATTCACAGAGCTCAGTTTCTAATTCCTCCCCTGTGTGCATGTGGCAGGTTTTCAGCTTGAAATGAGCGAGATGGCTGACGGGTGTGACAACCCCAGGACGTCCTCGCCTGCCTCCAGCTCCCCAGTGTCGTCTCCCTGCTGCAAATCCACCCAAACATGGCTGCCAGTTGAATCTCCCCTGCGCCCTTGCTGGTTGAGTGATCAAATGGAGCAGGAGGATGATTCTGGGGACCATCGAGTTGGGCTGCAGACGAGTGAGCCTCCTTCGTCTTGTGTCTTTGAGGAACTCTTTTGCTCCAGCCAGGGTTCAGTCCCTCTGGCCCCTCTGGCCGGCGCCTTCATGGCCTCCTCCTGGCCGCAGAGCGACGTGGTGAAACAAGGTTACCTGGGGAAGCTGGAGCGAAACCACAGGCGATATTTTGTCCTGAGAGCGGGAAGCCACACGGGGCCGAGCCGACTCGAGTGGTACAGGAGCCAGGAGAAGTTCACAGCCGCGAGGAAGTCGGCCGGCAAAGCTGCGCTGTTTGGATCGAGCAAGCAAGGGTTGGTATAGTTACACATCCTGAACATGTCCCTTGAACCTTTGATTCCTGAAGCTGTGGATCAAGTTATATAATATTAGTGCGTCACAAATTTCAGCTAACGTTTTtcaatatgtaaataaatattgattaaaaTCTGACAAACACTTCATCAATCATTCAAGTCTACAATGAATTCAACTGATTTTCCTTCAGGGTGATTTACCTGAGGTGCTGTCTCGGCGTGAGTCGGACAGGCAGTTCCAGGAAAGGACACACGGTGGCGCTGTATGCAAAGGATCAGACCATGGTGCTGGTTGTGGAGGACCAGCAGGAACAAGAAGAGTGGTACGTTGCCATTAAGAAGCTGATGGAGGAAGAGCGGAGGGATGAAGAGCACGGAGAGGGGattgatgaagaggatgatgggTATTGCACTCTGCCCCCTGCTGCCTTTTTCAAAGAGGTGCGTCCAGATTTACATTTCTCTACATACACTCGAATTTAATCTAAATAAACAGAATTAAATAGACTTTAAGTTTTTGATAATTTGATGGCAAGTTGAAGTTTCCTGAGCCTTGACAACTTGATATTCAAAACTACTGAAACCCTCAAATTTGGAGGTCTGTTAAAAACATCCCAGTCAACATATTAACTTTTGATAAAATCCGCCATATTGTCCAGAATTCACTGTGTCGCCTTAAGGTAACTCTGTAGTTTGTGTTTCCCAATGCTGAGGTCTTCACTCAATCATATATTATAACTCAACCTAAACTCCCTGGCTGTGTGTATACTTTTTTTCCCGCTGTCATCAAATAATGTTggacataaaaaaagagaacattttcaatataaaagACCTTTTCATGTACAACCTCTTGTTTGGAAATGAAAATACCTCCGACGGATCTTCATCTCTGCTCCCCTCACTTGGTCTCAGGTCTGGCCCGTCTCAGTGAAGCCCAGAGGTCTGGGTCGTTCGAAGTCCCTCGGTGGAGAGACACGGCTCTGCCTCACAGCGTCCTCGCTCATCCTGGTCAAACTGGGCGCATACAGCGATTTGCCGTCGGTTACGATACCTTTGCTGAGCGTTCGGCGCTTCGGCCATCTGGACGGCTTGTTCTTCTTGGAGCTCGGCAGGTCAGCACCTGACGGCCCTGGAGAAATCTGGATGGAAGCAGGAGACCAAGGTAGTGAAGGTTACATCCATAATTCTACGTTTTCAAACTGATCctatctctgtccacacaagcttTTTGGCTCCGTTTCAGTTAATTTCACCTGATAACGgatatcacgtgaccactcacgtgCACTGGGcataaacaggaagcatttggttgcAGATTACTCGAATAACAGCTCGTCCTTTACCCATATAAGTTTGAGTGGCTCTAAAACTCTTCACCATAGGACGGTGACCCTCCTCTTCATGTCTGTTCTGTCCAGGGAACCCAGGAATTGCCCAGCACATTCACGAGGTGGTTCGGGAGACAGTCCACGCTCTACGAGCTCTTCCAGACTTCAGCCAGTCGCCGACCTCCAACCAGCCTCAAACACTTCTGCTCTCAAAACGCAgcagatataaatacagagaCAAGCCGATGAACATGAGGCCGCTGACGCTACCTCCCAGGAACACTGACATCCACACGAGTCCCACGCAGTCTTACATCGAGCCCGGCAAACCAAACGCCACCAAGCCTGAGTCCACTCCGAGCCTGGCCTCACGTCTCAGCCCTGTCGGGTCCCAGCGGAGCTCCGTGCCTGAGACCGGCAGCTACATGGAGATGAAGACTGAGCACTGCGGTGATGCAGCCCGCCGGTTGgagagctgggagctgggagaggaagaggaggaggaggaggaggaggaagagaaagggcCGGGCTACATGATGATGTCTCCACAGGGCAGCCGCAGCTCGTCTGTGTTGGCCCAGGATGAATATGTGTCAATGGAAAGTCCACATAAAGACAGCAGGCCTCCAGACTCGTCCCCGTCCTCTGGCCTCCACACATCATTCTACAGGTGAGTTCAACTTTCCCCCAAATTCATTCGAGACACAGCCaatgaaattaaacaaactATTACAGTGCATATTATTTGAATACTGGCTTTTATGATGTATATCAGCAGGTTTAGTACAGTGTATATGGGTTAGGGTTCATTTTAATAGTGTGTGATTTGGCAAGAGTGTATTAGGACTCATTTCAGATGTAGTAGCTGCCTTTGTAGCTCAGATTAACTAATGAGAGAcatctatttttttcttttttagctcCACCTCTGACGACTACTCTCCTCTGCGTCCATCACGTCCTCAGACCAACGAGCTCAGTCAGAAAACAGAGGCCGGCCAATCACAGACGAGTATCAGCTTCTCTACTC contains these protein-coding regions:
- the LOC117775964 gene encoding leukotriene-B4 omega-hydroxylase 3 isoform X2, with protein sequence MKDELIYGHLRPWLGQSLLISNGEEWFRRRRLLTPAFHFDILKSYITTFNTSTNTMHGKWHRLVAEGRTNLEMFDHVTLMTLDSLLRCAFSYNSNCQESSSEYVSAIVELSDLIIERRQKILHHWDWIYWKTQQGKQFKQALSVVHRFTRDVVQKRRALISQQRETDTTFTTASQSRKDFVDLILLSKDEDGQGLTDEEIQAEANTFMFAGHDTTASGICWTLYNLARHADYQEQCRQEVMEVMQGRDGRGLEWEDLSNLSFTTMCIRESLRLHSPVQAVTRKYTQDMELPGGRTVPEGETDGLLKQMLRSLHLQTVYVCVSTQRLCLCKCAPGAICLVSIYGTHHNPTVWTNPHEFNPLRFDPSNAKGRASHSFIPFSSGPRNCIGQKFALAELRVVVALTLLRFRLTPGVNPELGTSSGGVRRLPQLVLRAEGGLWLQLEPLAAEEGAQAE
- the LOC117775964 gene encoding cytochrome P450 4F3 isoform X1, translated to MSVLQGVLSKVLSWAGLCQVLCAAGTGLVAVAVVWAVRLLARHAWFTHRLSGFSRPHADSWLIGHLGKMQSTEEGLLQVDDLVQMYKHSCSWFLGPFYHLVRVFHPDYVKPLLMAPGSITMKDELIYGHLRPWLGQSLLISNGEEWFRRRRLLTPAFHFDILKSYITTFNTSTNTMHGKWHRLVAEGRTNLEMFDHVTLMTLDSLLRCAFSYNSNCQESSSEYVSAIVELSDLIIERRQKILHHWDWIYWKTQQGKQFKQALSVVHRFTRDVVQKRRALISQQRETDTTFTTASQSRKDFVDLILLSKDEDGQGLTDEEIQAEANTFMFAGHDTTASGICWTLYNLARHADYQEQCRQEVMEVMQGRDGRGLEWEDLSNLSFTTMCIRESLRLHSPVQAVTRKYTQDMELPGGRTVPEGAICLVSIYGTHHNPTVWTNPHEFNPLRFDPSNAKGRASHSFIPFSSGPRNCIGQKFALAELRVVVALTLLRFRLTPGVNPELGTSSGGVRRLPQLVLRAEGGLWLQLEPLAAEEGAQAE
- the LOC117775945 gene encoding insulin receptor substrate 2-B-like is translated as MSEMADGCDNPRTSSPASSSPVSSPCCKSTQTWLPVESPLRPCWLSDQMEQEDDSGDHRVGLQTSEPPSSCVFEELFCSSQGSVPLAPLAGAFMASSWPQSDVVKQGYLGKLERNHRRYFVLRAGSHTGPSRLEWYRSQEKFTAARKSAGKAALFGSSKQGVIYLRCCLGVSRTGSSRKGHTVALYAKDQTMVLVVEDQQEQEEWYVAIKKLMEEERRDEEHGEGIDEEDDGYCTLPPAAFFKEVWPVSVKPRGLGRSKSLGGETRLCLTASSLILVKLGAYSDLPSVTIPLLSVRRFGHLDGLFFLELGRSAPDGPGEIWMEAGDQGNPGIAQHIHEVVRETVHALRALPDFSQSPTSNQPQTLLLSKRSRYKYRDKPMNMRPLTLPPRNTDIHTSPTQSYIEPGKPNATKPESTPSLASRLSPVGSQRSSVPETGSYMEMKTEHCGDAARRLESWELGEEEEEEEEEEEKGPGYMMMSPQGSRSSSVLAQDEYVSMESPHKDSRPPDSSPSSGLHTSFYSSTSDDYSPLRPSRPQTNELSQKTEAGQSQTSISFSTRPADEQTSAAQHRRHPAQTRAPSSSSPLRSVDGPDTMKSPVQASPNSDTGRSGRFQAAPDRSAFRRYRLSSCLMSCLQSEDRS